The Arcobacter porcinus sequence CTCAAAAATAAAATAAGTAAAGGGGATAAAATGTTAAATAGAAGAGATTTTGGAAAAATAGTTCTAAGTGCAAGTGCTTTATCTTTTGCAGCTTGTAATAGTTTAGTAAGTCCTGAACTTACAACTTTAAATAAAAATAGACAAAGAGTTGTAATAGTAGGTGGTGGTTTTGGTGGTGCAACTGCTGCTAAATATTTAAGAAAATATGATAAAGATGTGGAGATTGTTTTAATTGAACAAAATAAAGAGTACTATACTTGCCCATTTTCAAATGCTGTAATTTCTGGTATAGAGAAAATGGATTTTATAAAACAAGATTTAAAAGCTCTACAAAAAAATCATAATGTAAAAGTAATTTATGCAAATGTAAAAAAAGTTGATGGAGCAAATAATTCAGTTGTTCTAGAAAATGGAGAAGCTATAAGATATACAAGAGCTATTGTAAGTCCTGGAATTGATTTTAAATTTGAAAAAGGTTATACACAAGATAATCAAAAATATGCTCCTCATGCAGTACAAGCAGGAGAGCAAACAATAATACTACAAAAACAGCTAGAAAATATGAAAGATGGTGGAACATTTGTTCTTGTTTCTCCTGCTGATCCATTTAGATGTCCTCCTGGTCCATATGAAAGAGTATCTTTGCTTGCTTATTATCTAAAAAACAATAAACCAAATTCAAAAATCATTATTTTAGATCAAAAAGAGAGTTTTTCTAAACAAGGTCTATTTTTACAAGGATGGAAAGAACTTTATGGAGATATGATTGAATGGAGAGCTGGTTCTTTTGGTGGAAAAGTTATAAGTGTTGACCCAAAAAATAGAAAAGTTTTAACAGATGAAGAAGAGATAGAAGCTGATGTTTTAAACTATATTCCAAATCAAAAAGCAGCTAAGATTGCATTTGATTCTGGTTTGGTTGAAAATGATTGGTGTCCTGTTCATCCAAAAACATTTGAATCTAAACTTGTAAAAAATGTACATGTAATTGGAGATGCAAGTATTGCAACACCTATGCCTAAATCAGCATTTAGTGCTAGTACTCAAGCAAAAGTTACTGCTTTACAAATTTCAAGACTATTAAAAAAACAAGCAATTATTAATCCTCCAAAATTAGCTAATACTTGTTATAGTCTTTTAAATCCAAATTATGGTATTTCTGTTGCAGCTGTTTATAGTGCAGAAGATAAATCAATAATAGCTATTGAAGGTGCTGGTGGAGTAAGTCCATTAAAAGATCCAGATGGACATATTAGAGCTTTAGAAGCTAAATATGCTTATGCTTGGTATGAAACTCAAACAAAAGATATCTTTAAGTAAGAAATAGGAGATTCTCTCCTATTTCTTATATCTTATTTATAAAATATCCAACACCTTGACTGTTTTTTAGAAAATCTTTTGGTATTTTCTTTCTCAAATTCTTTATAAAAAGCCTAAGAGCATTTTGGCTCATGATTGTATCATCTTCACAAAAATAATTTTGAATCTCTTCATATGGGATTACCCTATTCTTATCTATTAATAATTTCAAAAACATTGTCTCTTTTTTTGTTAGAACTATCTCTTCTTTATTATTTAATACTATTGATTTATCAAAGTTTATAGAATAATCTTCATTTATATAATATAAATTTATATCTTCAAATGATTTCAAGAATAGCTCAAAAGCTTCTAATAGTTTCTCATTATTAATTGGTTTAACAATATATTTTGTAAGATTAAGTTCTGTTGCTTCTAATAAATAATCAAGATTTGTATATGCAGAAGTTATTATTACTCTTATATTTTTATCGTTTTGTCTTACTCTTTTTATAAAATCTATACCATTATCATTTTCTAATTTTATATCTGTAATTATAAGATCTAAATATTCATCATCATAAATACTTACAGCTTCAAATAAATTAGAAGCTGTAAAAACTTCTCTAAAATAGTGTTCAAGTATCTCTTTTATATTTTTTTGAATACCTAAATCATCTTCAATATATAAAACTTTATATTTTTTTAGATTAATTAAATTTTTTTTCATAGTAAAAAGTCCAATTAGTAAAGATGTGATATTATAACAGACGATTTTTAAGAAAAGGATAGTTATTGAATAATAAGATAGAAAAAAATCTATTAAAAGCGATAATGTTAAGTTTTATTTTCACTATGAGTGCAATAGTTTTAACAATATCTCTATTTTACTACATAAATACAAAAGAGAGTTTTGATAGACAAATGATTCTTTATGAAGATGAATTTTATGAAAAAGTAAAAACAAATCTAAAAACAAAAGCTATGATGGTAAAAGATATTATAAATTATAATATTACAAACTCAAATTTAAGTAAAGAACAACAAAGAGAATATGCTATAAAACTATTTAGTACTTTTACATTTGAACAAAATAGAAGTAATTATATATTTATTTATGAAGTTTTAAATTATGAAGGTGGTGATGATTTTGCAATTATGATGGTAAATCCAAATAGACCTGATCTTTTTGGAAGATTAATCTCTACAAATGATACAGATGTAAATGGAAAAAAATTTAGAGAGATTTTTCTAAAAGATATTAATGAAAAAAAAGAGTCTTTTGTAACTTATTCATATAAAAAACCTGATGCAGATGGATTTATAGAGAAGTTATCTTATTTTGAACTGTTTCCTGAATTTGATTGGATTATATCTGTTGGGATCTATATAGATGATGTTCAAGAAGCTATAAATATAAAAAGAAAAGGTCTTGAAGAGGAGATAAAAAAACAGATTTTTCAAAATATTATTCTATTTGTTTTGGCTTTGTTAATAGCAATTTTAATATCAACAGCAATCTCAAATGAAATATACAAGATATTAAAAAATTATAGAAAACAAGTTGATGAAAATGAAAAAGAGTTAAAAATATTAAATAAATCTCTTGAGGAGATGATGTTAAACATAGCTCATCAATGGAGACAACCTCTAGCTGAACTATCTTCAATTTTGATGGTAATAAAATTAAAATATGATACAAATAAACTTGATGCTATAACAATGGAACAAAAAGGGAAAGAAGCTAATATGGTTTTGGAATATATGTCAAATACCATTGATGATTTCAGAGGTTTTTTCTCATCAAATAAAGAGAAAGAGAGTTTCATTCTTTTTGAACTAATTTCAAGTGTAATTAGTATAAATAAAAATGTTTTTAATTTAAATGAGATAATAGTTGATGTAAATATTGATAAAAATATAAAAATCTATAATATTTTAAATGAATATCAACAAGTTGTATTAAATATATTAAAAAATGCAAAAGATGTTTTACTTGAAAAGAGAATAGAAAATCCTAAAATAATAATTTATGCAAAAGATGATGAAAATAGTACAACACTATTTATAGAAGATAATGCAGGTGGAATATCTATATCTCCAATCAATAAAATATTTGAAGCATATTTTTCAACAAAGAATGATAAAAATGGTGTTGGGATTGGTCTTTATATGTCTAAAGTGATTGTAGAGAAAAGTTTAAAAGGGAAAATATTTGTAGAAAATAGCTCTTTAGGAGCTAAGTTTTCTATTGTGATTTTTAAAGATAAGATATAAATCTTATCTTTAATTTTAATAACTATTTCTTTTAGTATCCATACATTAAGTTTGGAAGCCATAATGAAATAGCTGGAATATATGTAACTAAAGCTAATCCAAAAAGAAGAACTAAAGTCATAGGTAAAGATGCCTTTATTACTTGACCCATTGTAAGTCCGGTTATCCCACTTGCAACAAAGAGATTCAGACCAACAGGTGGAGTAAGCATTCCTATTTCCATATTTACAACAATTATAACTCCTAGATGAATTGGATCTATTCCAAGAGCCATTCCAATTGGAAGTAATAAAGGAACAGTAATCATAACAACTGAACTAGGTTCCATAAATTGTCCCATAATTAAAAGTAAAATATTTACGATTAATAAGAACATTAATGGACTAACATTTGCTTCAATAATCATTTGAGTAATTTGGTGTGGTATTCTTTCATCTGTTAAGAAATGTGCAAAAAGCATAGCATTTGCAATAATAAAGAATATCATCGAGCTTGTTTGTGCTGAATCAAGAATAATTTTATGTAATTGTTTAAACTTTACATCTTTATACACAAAATAAGAGATAAAAAATGCATAAATAACACTTACAGCTCCAGCTTCTGTTGGAGTAAATAATCCTCCATAAATTCCACCAATAACAATAAATATAATAAGTAGTGCCCAAAAAGCCTCTTTAAATGATATAACAATCTCTTTAAAACTTGCCATTTTTTGAGCTTTAAATCCACTTCTTCTAGCCAAAATATATGTTGCAAACATCATCATAGCACCTATCATAATTCCTGGCATAACACCAGCCATAAATAGTTTACCAATAGATTGTTCAGCAATAACACCATACACAATAAATACAACAGATGGTGGAATTAAAATTCCTAATGTTCCAGAAGTTGCAATTGTTCCAATAGCAAATTGCTCATTATATCCAGCTTGTTTAATAGCACCATACATAACTGAACCAATAGCAGCAACAGTTGCAGGAGAACTTCCACTAATAGCAGCAAAGATAATAGATGCCAAAATAGCAGCGATTGGAAGACCACCTGGAAGGTGTCCAACTAAACTTTTAGCAAAATTAATAATTCTTCCAGCTGCACTTCCTCTTGCAAGTAGTGATCCAGCCAAAACGAACATTGGAATTGCCATAAGAGTATAATGATTTAAACCATCAAAAATCTTTGATGAAATTCCCATTAAATCCATATCAGTGAAGAAATATGCTGAAGCTAATGTACTAGTTCCTAAAGCAACTGCAACAGGAACTCCTACAAGCATTAAACCAAAAAGTAAAATAAAAAGTGTTGCAATAACCATTATTTTTCTCCTTTGATTTCTTCTAAAATGGCTTCATGTTCGCTAAATAATTTAATTTCTTTAGCATCAGTTCTATATAACTCAACTAATTTTTCAGCAACTCTATAAGCAGCTGTTAAAAAAGCAAGTGGAATAACAAGTTGTGGCACCCACATTGGAACATGTAAATCAACACTCATTTCTCCAAAATCCATAAGCATTAATATTAATTGATATCCAAAATATGAAATTAATAATAAATATGCAATAGATAAAATATTTGCAAATATTAAAAAGAATTTCATAGCAATTGCTGGTAATCTTTCAATTATAAGTGTGATTGAAATATGTGCACCTTGTTTAAATCCATAAGCAGCACCAAATAGTGCAGACCATATAAATAGATAGTTAGTTAATTCACCAGCCCAAGGAAGACTCATATCAAAGGCGTATCTTAGTACTACATTAATAAAAGCCAATATAACCCCCAATGTCAGTCCAAAGACTGCCATTGTTTGGTTTATCGTTCCAACTACTACATCGATAACGTTAAAGAATTTATTCATACTTTTACTTCATTACTTTGTATTAATAGCTTTTTTGATTAAGTCTTCACCAATAACTTTGTAGAATTGTGGGTAAACTTTTTCCATCACTTTTCTCCAGTTAGCTACTTGTGCATCACTTAACTCATAAATCTCTAATCTACCTGATTCCTCAGCATATTTTTTTAGAGCTTCTCTAATTTTTTGATCTTCAATAGCTGTCTCTTTTCTCTCTAGCTCAGTTGCTTCTTTCATAGCAATTGCAACTTTTTCTTGTAGATCTTTTGGTAATTTATCCCAGAATTGTTGATTCATTACAACTAAATATCCTAAATAACCATGGTTACTCATTGTTACACTTGATTGAACTTCATAGAATTTTTTTGTATAAAGATTTGAAAGTGGATTTTCAGTAGCATCAACTACACCTTGTTGTAATGCTGAATAAACTTCTGAAAATGGTAAAATTTGAGGATTTCCACCAATAGCTTTGAATTGTGCTTCAAGAACTTTTGAAGATTGAATTCTATATTTTAAACCTTTTCCATCTTCTGGATTTAAAATAGCTTGTTTTGAACTAGATAATTGTTTAAATCCTGCATCCCAGTAATCAAATGCTAGCATTTGTTTTTTTGCATTAATAAATGATTTTAGTTTATCTCCAACTTCTCCATCCATAACTTTGTATAAATGATCTTTATCTCTAAAAAGAAATGGTAAATCAAATAGTTGCATTTGTGGTGCAATACTTGTAAATTTAGATAAGCTTGGCATGATTAATTGAACATTATTCATAGCAAGTGCTTTCATCTCATCAGCATCACCATAAAGTTGTGAATTTGGGAAAACTTGTACTTCAATTTTTCCTGCTGTTAACTCTTCAATTCTTTTTTTTAGGTAGTCTGAAGCTATACCTTTTGGTGTGCTTGAACTAACAACGTGACTAATTTTCATAGTATAATCAGCTGCTAATCCAGAAGTCGCTAATAAAGCCGTAGCTGTAAGCATTAATAAACTTCTTTTCATCTTTTCTCCTTTTTTTAATTTGAAATTTATTGTAGCTAAAAGATATGTAACTATTATGTAAATATGGATATAATCAACTTATTTTATATTTTTTGCTAAAAGAGCTAAAATGAGACCAAAAAACTTCTTTATTTATATAATTCTAATTTTAATTATTTTTATATCTTGGAATAGATATTTTGATATTTATACAATTGAGTTAAATTCAAATTATCTTTTGGAAACAACTATCGCTTTTGCTAGTTTGAAATTTCTATAATCACTTTTAAGTCTTGCTTCAAACAGACCATTTTATGAGCTTTATTTAAACAAATAATAGATTTTACATATAAGATAAAAAATCTATTATCTCTATCTTTATTATCTTTATCTTTATAAAAAGTTATATTAATTTTTATGCAATCTTATATACTAAACTCTTTACTCACAATTATTATTTTAATATATTTATTAAGTAAATTTTTCAATCTTATAAGTGTGTAAAATAGTAACAAATTAGGATATCTTTTACCAATAATTATATTTTTTAGATTTTTTATGATTGTTATAGCTTTTTTAACAATATCGTTTGAAAATAGTATAAAATCATATCAAAATTAAATGATTAGAAATAAGAAACCATACAAAACAATAGTTTAATTTA is a genomic window containing:
- a CDS encoding NAD(P)/FAD-dependent oxidoreductase — encoded protein: MLNRRDFGKIVLSASALSFAACNSLVSPELTTLNKNRQRVVIVGGGFGGATAAKYLRKYDKDVEIVLIEQNKEYYTCPFSNAVISGIEKMDFIKQDLKALQKNHNVKVIYANVKKVDGANNSVVLENGEAIRYTRAIVSPGIDFKFEKGYTQDNQKYAPHAVQAGEQTIILQKQLENMKDGGTFVLVSPADPFRCPPGPYERVSLLAYYLKNNKPNSKIIILDQKESFSKQGLFLQGWKELYGDMIEWRAGSFGGKVISVDPKNRKVLTDEEEIEADVLNYIPNQKAAKIAFDSGLVENDWCPVHPKTFESKLVKNVHVIGDASIATPMPKSAFSASTQAKVTALQISRLLKKQAIINPPKLANTCYSLLNPNYGISVAAVYSAEDKSIIAIEGAGGVSPLKDPDGHIRALEAKYAYAWYETQTKDIFK
- a CDS encoding response regulator transcription factor gives rise to the protein MKKNLINLKKYKVLYIEDDLGIQKNIKEILEHYFREVFTASNLFEAVSIYDDEYLDLIITDIKLENDNGIDFIKRVRQNDKNIRVIITSAYTNLDYLLEATELNLTKYIVKPINNEKLLEAFELFLKSFEDINLYYINEDYSINFDKSIVLNNKEEIVLTKKETMFLKLLIDKNRVIPYEEIQNYFCEDDTIMSQNALRLFIKNLRKKIPKDFLKNSQGVGYFINKI
- a CDS encoding cache domain-containing protein, which gives rise to MNNKIEKNLLKAIMLSFIFTMSAIVLTISLFYYINTKESFDRQMILYEDEFYEKVKTNLKTKAMMVKDIINYNITNSNLSKEQQREYAIKLFSTFTFEQNRSNYIFIYEVLNYEGGDDFAIMMVNPNRPDLFGRLISTNDTDVNGKKFREIFLKDINEKKESFVTYSYKKPDADGFIEKLSYFELFPEFDWIISVGIYIDDVQEAINIKRKGLEEEIKKQIFQNIILFVLALLIAILISTAISNEIYKILKNYRKQVDENEKELKILNKSLEEMMLNIAHQWRQPLAELSSILMVIKLKYDTNKLDAITMEQKGKEANMVLEYMSNTIDDFRGFFSSNKEKESFILFELISSVISINKNVFNLNEIIVDVNIDKNIKIYNILNEYQQVVLNILKNAKDVLLEKRIENPKIIIYAKDDENSTTLFIEDNAGGISISPINKIFEAYFSTKNDKNGVGIGLYMSKVIVEKSLKGKIFVENSSLGAKFSIVIFKDKI
- a CDS encoding TRAP transporter large permease, encoding MVIATLFILLFGLMLVGVPVAVALGTSTLASAYFFTDMDLMGISSKIFDGLNHYTLMAIPMFVLAGSLLARGSAAGRIINFAKSLVGHLPGGLPIAAILASIIFAAISGSSPATVAAIGSVMYGAIKQAGYNEQFAIGTIATSGTLGILIPPSVVFIVYGVIAEQSIGKLFMAGVMPGIMIGAMMMFATYILARRSGFKAQKMASFKEIVISFKEAFWALLIIFIVIGGIYGGLFTPTEAGAVSVIYAFFISYFVYKDVKFKQLHKIILDSAQTSSMIFFIIANAMLFAHFLTDERIPHQITQMIIEANVSPLMFLLIVNILLLIMGQFMEPSSVVMITVPLLLPIGMALGIDPIHLGVIIVVNMEIGMLTPPVGLNLFVASGITGLTMGQVIKASLPMTLVLLFGLALVTYIPAISLWLPNLMYGY
- a CDS encoding TRAP transporter small permease, which translates into the protein MAFINVVLRYAFDMSLPWAGELTNYLFIWSALFGAAYGFKQGAHISITLIIERLPAIAMKFFLIFANILSIAYLLLISYFGYQLILMLMDFGEMSVDLHVPMWVPQLVIPLAFLTAAYRVAEKLVELYRTDAKEIKLFSEHEAILEEIKGEK
- a CDS encoding DctP family TRAP transporter solute-binding subunit, which gives rise to MKRSLLMLTATALLATSGLAADYTMKISHVVSSSTPKGIASDYLKKRIEELTAGKIEVQVFPNSQLYGDADEMKALAMNNVQLIMPSLSKFTSIAPQMQLFDLPFLFRDKDHLYKVMDGEVGDKLKSFINAKKQMLAFDYWDAGFKQLSSSKQAILNPEDGKGLKYRIQSSKVLEAQFKAIGGNPQILPFSEVYSALQQGVVDATENPLSNLYTKKFYEVQSSVTMSNHGYLGYLVVMNQQFWDKLPKDLQEKVAIAMKEATELERKETAIEDQKIREALKKYAEESGRLEIYELSDAQVANWRKVMEKVYPQFYKVIGEDLIKKAINTK